One Carettochelys insculpta isolate YL-2023 chromosome 1, ASM3395843v1, whole genome shotgun sequence genomic window, AGACACTGAAtgactgcaggcagcagtgcccaaagctcccagtggctgtggttccaggctcccagacaaagggagctgtgggaagctgcaTCCGTCACATCTCTGTGGCCCCCTCACATGCAGGTGCTGCTTCTCACAGCTCCTTCTCTAGACATTGAATAAGTTTTGTCACTCTTTGGTTGAATCATTCATCTTTAATTTTGTGGTactaatttatttgtattttgtttaaaataaaaggaaaatgtgtataCTTCATTTAAATGAGTGTATTCTGCAGCAATACGGTGTGTTATAAAGctcatttttcttctgaatttcttcaaaagagattgttaattttttccattttaaaatgggaatttcaTCTAGAGTAGTTTTTTCTTTATCcatataaactcttatcattctctgcgttttaacaaaaaaaaaagcctatagTCAATTCGATTTCCAGTGATATATTATTCTCATTTTCATAAGTTAAGCATTGACTTTACTGTGTCAAAACAGGATACTAGTCCAAAtttctatattttatttatttactataaGGTTATTCACAAGCAattctattccaggttcatcctatttttctgatgtatttttggttcagtctttttcaacattcactcagttatgtcagttttgaggagtgTACTAGCTTTGAAAATTGTCTCTTTTCGGTTTGTTTTGTGAGACTTAAAGCCGTTCTAGGAATATCGTGTTTTCCTGGCCCAGACAAACCCTCTTGTTTCTTTCAGTTTTGATTAGAGGAATCGTTCTGCTAAATGTGGTGGCCCTGGCTCTTATTATTCACAAGTTTTTGATTAAGCAGACAGAGAAACTCTCTGAATACATACATATGCACTCCTGTTTGTGAGCTTTAGGCCGGTCAAGAATGGATTTTTCCCTCATGTCTTTAACGTCCCTGATCAGTTTTCAAAACTTCTGATTTCAACTGCTTTCTGCCTATTTTCCCCttacctcctgtgtaacacattGCTTCCTTCCTCGCCTTCCCCACAGATATTTGCTGCCTAACCTTTGCCATGGAACtcgatttttaataaaaatctctTTGTCCACTGGACTTCTGTCAGTTCCAGGTTTTATTTTCGTATGGTCTTTCAAGTGGTCCCCTTCTTGTTTCCTCTCAATACTAAACAATCCCAGACTTTTCAGCCTCCCCACACATGGCAGCCTTCCCCAGTCTCATAGCGTGTCTCAGAACTCTTCCTGCCGTTGTCTATTTTCTTTGTACAGACTGGGTGACCAAAATTGGGCCCATCTCCAGAGGAGATAATTCTCCACCCCATTCCTTGGGTATCCGAACACCAGCTTTCTTTTAGGCACTGCTATGAATGAGTTAGAGTTTCAGAGGTgttaaatcaattattttgatTTCCCTAATGTCTATTTCCTGAGAGTGTCTTTTAAGATTTGCTGCACAATGAGGTGTGGAAATTATCATTATTGAGAAATGTATGAGTGTAAATACGCAATCGTCAGTAGTAGGGTCGCATGTTCACAGTCAATCTTtccaaaaaatggaaaatgtcaatTCTGATTTTGTGAAGAGTGACCTATCAGCTTCACCATGAGAATAGCTTCTTTAAGTGCATGCAATGTTTCATATTAACATCTTTTGTTCTTTCAGGGATTTGTATGGTGATCATTGCCTGAAATCCTGAGCACTCACAGGAAGATAGGATTACTTATGGTACATGTAGGAGACATAATTTTGCATCAGATTTGGACACCTTCTTCCCTTCTCCATGTCAGATTCCAATACAACCTACTTCTCCAATCCCTCCCacttcatcctgctgggcattcctggtcTGGAAACAGtccatgtctggatctccatccctttcagtgcCATGTACATAATTACTGTCTTGGCAAATTTCACCATCCTATTCATCGTGAAGATCGATGTGGCCCTTCATGAGCCCATGtattatttcctctgcatgctggctgtcacCGACCTGGTCCTGTCTACAGCTACCATTCCCAAAATGCtcagcatcttctggttcaattccagggagATTGGTTTCAATGCCTGCCTCGCCCAGCTGTACTTCATTCATTCTTCCTCAGTGATTGAGTCTGGGATTTTTGTGGCCATGGGTTTtgatcgctacgtggccatctgccatcccctgagacattctGCCATCCTGAATAACCACATGGTGGCCAAGATAagcctggctgtggtgctgcgcGGTGGAATCCTCATTTTGCCTTGCACCTTTGTGGCGAGGCATTGGCCATACTGTAGAACCAACATCATCCCCTATACACAGTGTGAACACATGGATGTGGTGAGACTGGCCTGTGCTGACGTCCGCGTCAGTAGTTATTACGGCCTCTTTCTACAAATCTGTATGAGTGGTCTGGATGTGTTCTTTATTACTGTGTCCTATATTCAGATCCTCAGGGCTATCTTCCGCCTCCCCACAAAGGAAGCTCGGCTCAAGACCTTTGGGACCTGCACTTCCCACATCTGTGTCATCCTAACATTTTACATTCCAACTGTCTTTAGCTCCCTCACAGCTCGCTTTGGTGACAATATACCCCTGTATTTCTACATCCTCATTTCTAACATTTACCTCCTGGTGCCTCccatgctaaaccccatcatctacgGGGTGAGAACCAAACAGATCCGGGACAGGCTGCTCCGGCTTTTTATTCAGAAAGGGACCTAGAAAATTTCTTCTTCTGCTTTGCTTCACAGACTGAGATGAGCTGGCTGGGAACATAGGGTTAGTCTGTGTGCATAATTTGCGTGCGGCTCCTTAACTCTTAGCGCTGCCAGACTTTTAATTTTATATCTCAGTATAAGAGGTCACTGGAAGGTTtccccccttctccacctcttacCCTAATGTCCAGCTCTTGTTCCACATTTTCCCTTGAGGGCCCAGTCTTCTCTCTGAGGTTTCTTCCCTCTTGCTTACTCATCTCCTCCTCCGCCACTCTTGCATCATCTCTATGATGGTCCCCCGAGTGTGTCACCTAGAACTGTGGTATAGCTGAGCCCTCTGTCTCACCAGTCTGAGTCCCCTGTTGCACTGTGATGTGACAAGCTGCAAAGACCTCTAAGCTTGCCTCAGATCCGGATGCCCAGGCAGGGACAACCCCCCAGCTATCTTCATAGCCAGCCACTGCATGGACCCACAATGGAGGGTCTACAAACAAAATACTCCCTGCTCCCCTGATGACCCAAAGCTGCATTCACCACCGTGTCCTGATTAAAGCCCAACCTGTGTGACTTGGTTACCCACTGCACTGCGTCCACAAAGGAAACTGAACACACACCAGTTCTTGTTCTCGAGGTGAGATTTATCCCTTTTGCACTTCAAACAACACACAGTGTAACAGATCAAAGTCGATGACCAtaagaaatgaaacaaaatctCAATCTCAATGTAATATGTGTGTTTGGATTTGAAAGAGGTAGCATCTCATTCAGTTATCTAGTACAAGCAGAttagttggaggattgggccaaaagaaagctgatgaagctcaacaaggataagtgcagagtcctgcacttgggacggaagagtCCCATGGACTGTTACCGGTTTCAgatgactggttaagtagcagtacagtggaaaacgAGCTGGGCTTTATAGcgtatgagaggctggatatgagtcaacagtgtgcccatgtagccaaaaaggctaacggcatattgaggtgcattaggagaagcattttcagcagatctaaagaagttattattcccctctattcaacactggttAGGCAGCATCTGGAGTATTGGGTCCACTTCTGAGATccacattacagaaaggatgcggatgctttggagcaggtccagtggagggtaaaaaaattattaggagactggagcacatgacctttgagagagagactgagggatctaggcttatgtagtttgcagaagagaagagtgtggggTGACTTGATGCTggccctcagcttcctgaagggaggctgtaAGGAGAATGGAGAGGGGAAGTTCTCTGTAGTGGaaaatgtcagaacaaggagcaatggtctcaagatgcCGTGGTAGAGGTctaattggacattaggaaaaacgaattccccaggagggtggtgaagcactgtaatgcgtTACCTACTGagcttgtgaaatctccatccccagaggtttccTTGGCCCTGTGAAAGAAGTCTGAGGTggctggaataatggagacttggtgggacaatttgcataactggagcagggTCATGGAAGGTTGTAAAGagtttaggaaggacagagagggagaaaaggaggaggagtcacACTCTATATGAGGCAGCAGgttgattgctcagagctccagtataaggagggagaaaatccagttgagtgttttGGGTTGAGCTTTGAGGTGGAAGTAACAAAGGTGGTgttgttggtgtctgctatagaccgccagatcagggagatgcggtaaatgaggatttcttcagacaggttaatgaagcttccaaatcacaagccctggttctcatgggagactttaatcatccggacatttgttgggagaccaatacaggagcaaacagacaatccaggaagagttttggagaatgctggggataaattctttgtacaagtgctgaaggaacaaaccaggggccgtgcacaacttgacctgctgctcacaaacagagaaaaaacagtagagccgtgtctacacatgcacgttacttcgaagtagcggcactaacttcaaaatagcgcccgtcacggctacacgtgttgagtgctatttcaaagttaacatcgactttaggcggcgagacgtcgaagccgctatcctcctcaggagatgggaatagcgccctacttcaacgttcaatgtcgaagtagggaccctgtagtcgttgcgcgtcccgcaaggtagaaattgcagggtcctccatggcggccatcagctgaggggttgagagacgctgtctacagcccctcagctcaatggtggccgcgtggagcggccccttaaaagtcccctccccctcccttcctgtgcaggaagc contains:
- the LOC142001790 gene encoding olfactory receptor 52E2-like; translation: MSDSNTTYFSNPSHFILLGIPGLETVHVWISIPFSAMYIITVLANFTILFIVKIDVALHEPMYYFLCMLAVTDLVLSTATIPKMLSIFWFNSREIGFNACLAQLYFIHSSSVIESGIFVAMGFDRYVAICHPLRHSAILNNHMVAKISLAVVLRGGILILPCTFVARHWPYCRTNIIPYTQCEHMDVVRLACADVRVSSYYGLFLQICMSGLDVFFITVSYIQILRAIFRLPTKEARLKTFGTCTSHICVILTFYIPTVFSSLTARFGDNIPLYFYILISNIYLLVPPMLNPIIYGVRTKQIRDRLLRLFIQKGT